In a genomic window of Numenius arquata chromosome 5, bNumArq3.hap1.1, whole genome shotgun sequence:
- the CHMP1B gene encoding charged multivesicular body protein 1b, producing MSNMEKHLFNLKFAAKELNRNSKKCDKEEKAEKAKIKKAIQKGNMEVARIHAENAIRQKNQAINFLRMSARVDAVAARVQTAVTMGKVTKSMAGVVKSMDATLKSMNLEKISALMDKFEHQFETLDVQTQQMEDTMSNTTTLTTPQNQVDMLLQEMADEAGLDLNMELPQGQTGSVGTSVASAEQDELSQRLARLRDQV from the exons ATGTCCAACATGGAGA AACACCTGTTTAATTTGAAGTTTGCTGCAAAGGAACTCAACAGGAACTCAAAAAAAtgtgacaaagaagaaaaggctgagaaagctaAAATTAAGAAG GCAATTCAGAAGGGTAACATGGAAGTCGCACGAATACATGCGGAAAATGCAATCCGACAGAAGAATCAAGCCATCAATTTCTTGCGCATGAGTGCCAGGGTAGATGCTGTAGCAGCCAGAGTTCAGACCGCAGTGACAATGGGCAAG GTAACGAAGTCAATGGCAGGGGTGGTTAAGTCTATGGATGCCACGCTGAAGAGCATGAACTTGGAGAAG ATATCTGCACTGATGGATAAATTTGAGCATCAGTTTGAAACACTGGATGTTCAGACACAACAGATGGAAGACACAATGAGCAACACTACTACGCTAACGACGCCACAA aACCAGGTGGATATGCTTCTACAGGAAATGGCAGATGAAGCAGG TCTTGATCTGAACATGGAACTACCTCAAGGACAGACAGGTTCTGTTGGTACAAGCGTTGCCTCAGCAGAACAG GATGAGCTGTCACAGAGACTGGCCCGCCTACGTGATCAAGTTTGA